AATACTCTATTGTTTTTTATAAAATTGGTGAAAGATGTTTGATGATTTGACTGAGTTAGATATGGAGATATTGAAGTGCTTGCAAAAGGAAGGTTTAACAGTAAATAATGGAATAAAGGTAATTATGAATAAAATTTATTACCTGAATTACATAGATAGAATTTTAATGCGAAAAGCGATTGATTTTTTAGGTGAAGGTAGAAAAGACTATATAATTTCAAATATTTATAATAATAAACGTTTGAAGTACTATCATCAAGTTAAAAAAAAATAGTTGGATATTATGGTTTTGTTTAATGATTTACTGCGTAAACTGGATAAAGTACGTAGAGATAAAATGAAGTGGATGGAACCTTTTTTATTTTATATTTTTAATAATAAAAAATATAATGATGTATCTTTATTAAATCCTGAGGCTGTTAAAAATATCCTTATCGTAAGGAATAATAAAAGAATTGGGAATATGTATTTTCTTATCCCCTTTGTTAAGGAGATAAGAAAAAAATATCCAGATGCACATATCACACTAATTTTAAAGTATGAATGGCAGAGAGAGGTTTTTCTTGGTATGGGAATTGATGAATTTGTTTTTTCTCATTTCTCTGCTAGAGCGGCATTTAAGTTTATTTCTTCTATTATAAAAACAAGAAGAAAAAAGTTCGATCTTATTTTTCAGCCTTATTCATCAGTTGAAGATACCTTGATCTGTTCTATGCTTAGTGCTAGAAATAAAATAGCTCCTTTTCACAAGCGCCGAAATTTTGTTTTTACTCATACTTTTAAGAAAAGAGATAAATTAAAGCATGCTGCGCTGAGTCGGTTATATTTAATTTCAGAGCTAGGCTTTGAATGTAAAAATGTATCTCATTTTCTTGAGTTAACTGATAAAGAATTAGTCACTGGTCTGTTAGATAGGCAAGATGTATATGCTGGTAATGAATTATGTATTGCTTACTTTAGAGGAGCAAGAGGAACAAAAAGATTATCTGACTTACAATGGCGAGAGATTTTATCTAAAATTGAACATGATTTAGAACAGAAAATTAAATGGATAGAGATATTAAGCCCAGATATAACAAGTCCTTTGAATGATGATTCATTATATTATTATAATTCAAACATGCGTATTTTATCGAGTTTCTTAAAAAATGTTGATATATTTATTAGTTGTGATACAGGACCTTTGCATTTAGCCGATGCGTCTAATTGTCGCTGCCTTGGTTTATATAATAAAACAGATCCTGAAGTATTCGGGGTATTAAATGAACTATCACATAATGTTCAAATAGAAGATATTGATAATCTAGATTTTAGACAGTTTTTATAAATGAGATATAAAAAAAGCTTAGATACAACTAGTATCTAAGCTTTTTTTTATATTTTAATTTTAAGTTTTTCTTTTAATTCATTATGATGTTCATAACATAATTGAACTTTTTTAAGTATAAATGGTTCACTTAATAGCTTTATAAAATTGAATTTTAATATGAAAATATTTCCATAATTATCTTCTTTTATTGCTGTTATTAGTATACCTCCGAGTTTTTCTAAAAGATTGATAAAGTTTTTCCCTCTTAACATGATGTATACATCATGGTTTTTTAATTTTTCCGACATTAGATGAGCAAACATATGTCCAATAAGTAATGAAAATGTTGATTCATCAGGAAAGTAACCAAAATCTATTAAAATTGAGTCTTCGTTAGGTTTTATATTAGTTTCTTTTAAAAATAAATGTGCATTGTGTATCTTTCTTATTAATGTTAAATGACCAATAAATGAGCATTTGTCTTTTATTGCAAGAACTGTGATATTTATATTTGAATTTTCTTTATGTGATAATAGTAAACGATGTAAATTGGAAGGGTTGTAAAAAAACTCAAGTGATGGAATATGCATATTTTTATTTACATAAATTAAATGGAGCGATTCTTCTTTTTTTAATGGCTTACTATAATAAATATCATGATATTTGTTGTTTATTTTCATAAAAGCATCTTTTTTGGCTACCTCTACAGCCTTTTTATTTTTAGGTATATCTATATTTTTTATAAATTTGATAGCCCCTTTTTCTAAATAGTGTGCGATTAATAACTGTTTTTCTAAGGAGGGAGAGGTCTTAGAGTTAATCCAGCGACTAAACGTAACTTCATCAAGTGAGTTTAATTTTTTATATTTTAAATTTAGATCGCAAATCATTTCTTTTTGTTTTTTTTTGTTTTTGTTTATCATTAACAATAAGTATTCGCTAAATTTCATAATTAAAGCCTAGTTTTAAGTTGATAATTAACTTTATATTTTTGTTTTTTATTAAAGTTAGCATTATATAATTACATTTGTTTTTTTTTGCTTATTTTATTACTTTGATTTTATTTGTTTCAATGTGTTATAGGTTTTTATTTTATCTCGCGACATTAAATTAATAATAATTATTTCTTCTGTTTTTTTGTTATTAATCGCTTCATTATTGTGAATCTTGGCATTAGTAAATGAAATTTTTATTTTGATGCTACATCAAATTATTAATTGCTTTTTATAATACTCACCTTATTTAAGCATGTAAGGATATTTAATATGAAAATTCAACCTTCTACGATTAAAGGTTTAAGTTTAATTGGTAGTGTTATCGCGGCAGCAACTGGTTATGGGCATCTATTTAGTTTAGATTTAAGTCATGAGAATTCTATTCAATTTGGTGGTGTTATCGGTCTTGCTGTTCCTTTTGTAATTGGCGCTTATGAAGCAATCAGAGATGAGTTTAAAAATGAAAAAAGAGCAAGTAATTAGTATTTTGTTAACCGCTGCTATTTCTGTTGGAAGTGGAATTGTCTCGGGAAGTGTTATAGTGACAACGTTAAAAAATGATGTTACATGGATTAAAAATAGATTAAATGATCAAGAAGTGAGAATTCGAGATTTAGAGCGAAGAACTTTTCATAATACTTAAATTTATTAAAATTTCATGATTAACATTGAATATGAAGAGTAAAAATAATGAATGAAATTAATCAGTACCCATCCATTTTTTTAAAGATTTTTAAACGCGTTATTGAGCATGAAGGTGAATATCAATGTAATTCACAAGATCCTGGTAATTGGACTGGGGGAAAGGTTAATAAGGGGAAGCTAAATGGTACTAAATATGGGTTATCGGCACATTCTTATCCTAACTGGGATATAAAATCGATAACATTAGAAGAAGCAAAAGTTGAATATTTTAAATGGTATCAAAAATCTAAAATTTATCAATTTAGGGAGCCATTACAATATCAATTATTTGATGCTGCTTTTAATCATGGTCAAAAGTGGGCTAATCGTTTCTTACAGCGTGCTGTTGGGGTTAAAGATGATGGAATTATAGGAATCATAACTATGCGTAGTGTCTTATCTTTTAATGTAGAGTATGTTTTGATGAAGTTTTTAGCTGTAAGGACTCGATTTTTTACAGATTTAAGTTCATATGATGTATTTGGACGTGGTTGGGTTCGAAGGGTTGCGAAGAACTTACATTATGCTGCTGAAGATATTTTAAGTCTTAGAGATTAATAATGTTATTGCTTATGTTCTTAGCATGGTGGGACTGAAATACAATTTAGAGTGCTATTTGTTAAGTGCGATAAAAAGATACTATATATTTTCTTTAATTATAACTATGAAAAGGAGATTTATGACTTTATTTAGTTTTCAACTTTTTAACTTGTATTATAAAGAGTTAATATCTAAAAATTATTATACTGTTCTTGATATAACATCTGATAGTTTTTATAAATTTCGTGAGAATACAAGAGATGTTTTTTCTTTTTTGGAAGCTAAAAGGTTGTATAACGAAGCTGAAAAGTATAACAAAAAGCTAAGTAGGCAATAGCTTGATTTACTAAGCTGCTTTAGAAAAACAATGAAACTTTTATTGATAATTAATTAAATATTTCTCTTTATAAGAAGTTTAGTTAAAAATCATCATATATTCATATAAATTAAGGTATGACTCCTATTTTTTAATAGCAAGTTTACTACCTTTATTTATAGGCAACGAAAGGATGTACAACATGAGTAGTACAATTAGTGATTATAATAAATCACCTTCTAAATTACCAATGTCTTCATTATTAAAGGCATCTATTCCTGAGTCTTTAATGCCAGTTCTTCCGATGAGTCGATCATCTGCTAAGTCATTTAAGAAAGATGAGAATTTGTTAGATACTTTAACTAAGATGGGGTATACCTCGATATTTGATATTACTCGATTATCTCGCTCTCGTTTTATTTTCCGTTACGATGAGCAGTTGCGTGGTAACGCTGGTGAAATATATGATCGTGCTGCAAGTTTTACCAATCAAGTAATTCATAAGTATAGAAAGCAGAAATTACGCAATAATATTAATAAATCTCAAAATGTTAGAAGTCGTAATTTTACAGCTACGAATGATAGTGATACGAGTACAGCTGATTTACCTTGCTATGCGGATTTATTTCCTGAATCATGGTTAGATTTTTGTAGAGAGAACTCTGTTGAGTCTATTGACTCCCCTGTTAGTTACTTAGTCGATCTTTTTCGTTTTATACAAGAAATTGAGGCTGATGGTAGCTCGGATTCGATTACGTTAGCTAAACGTAGACCAGATATCGCTCAGCTTCCACTAAATTATGATAGCACTTATCAAGAGTTGCCTGAACTCGATTTGGTTAATGTTATTTTGATGCTTAGTATTCAAAACTTTTTGCAAGGAGGAGATGTTTATCAAGCTTTAGAAAGCTGTCATTTCCCTTTTTCTTTACCTTATAGTTTTTCAAATGATCAAGTTCATTTAGGTTTATCTGTAAAGGGTTCTACGTTAAGTGAGTTAGTTAAAACAGAAGAATCATTTGAATACCTTCCATGGGATATAAGTAAAGAGCAACGTAATAATGTATTGTTATCTGCGACGAAACTAAGTCAAAGTGAGTGTAATCTTTTAATTGAAGGTGCTGTATTTTCTCAATATCAATTAACAATAGATGATTTGAAAACAAATGGTTTTGAGAGTAGTAGCACAACTGAAATATTACCAAATGCTAATTTAGAGCAGCATGGTTATATTGTAGGCTCTCAAGGTTTGGGGGGACCAACCACTTTAGTGTTGCGAAGTGCGTCGAAAGATATTCTTCCTCAGCACTTTGAAAATATCGTTGTGCCTTGTACGAATGAAGACGGTTCTAACACGATTAATATTACATTAAAATGTGAAAGTGTGCTTACTTACCATCGTGTAAAAGCGCGTATGGTGCCATTTGAAATAAATGATGATAACGAAAACAAGACCGCTTACCATCGGCAGTTGAGGTTAACTCTTGATGATAATCTATCTAATTTAAGTGATGGTCCTTATTTTGGGAAATTGGATATTAATGCACAAGCTCTTGATGAAGAAAGTTCTTTTTCACAACTTCATTTTGCTTTTGCAATCGCTGATGAAAATATCGATTCTAGTGACTTATGGCCGAAAGCTGATCAATACTTTTATGATAATTATGGTGTGCATTTAGAACAGTATAATGACCTAAAAAAGGTAACAACCTTTAGCCAGTCTATAAATGGTTCTGCTATTGAAGTTGAGCAGTTATTAGCTCAAGGTGATTATCAGCCTAAAGTATCCCCAAATGTGGTATTTAAAAATAGCATATTTAATAATGAATCATCAGATCTAGTTTTTCCTGATTCTTATCATTATGGTGCTAAATATATAAACAATGCTGAGTCTTCTCCCTTATCAATTGAAATTGTAAGGAACGGTGATAATGGATGGAGAGAAATTGGTGGAACCTCAGAGGCTAGGTATGAAAGGATTAATCGGTTCTTGCGTTTTGCGCGTTGGGCAGAATTGCCTCATGATAAATTGGACTTATTGCTTAGCTCAATTATGCAAGCAGAGCAGGGGGCTGAAGAATTAGGAATTATTACCGAGCGTACAGTAAGGGGGTATGGTTTATTTTGTTACCTTAATGACAAATATTCTGTATTACCAGAAGCTTTTAGTGCGATGTTTGATGTAATTAACGTTTATAGTATTAGTCCTGAAATTTCATTTTTCGATTATATATTTAATCAACCTCAGCTATTTGATACGCCGTTTATTCAAGATGATGAAGCCTTTGATTATACAGATCCGTTAGACCCTAGTGTTAAGCAAATTTGCTCTGGATTATCTATATCGACAACTACATTTTTATTGTTGGCGCCATTAGTGTCTGAGGCGCTTGAGTTAGATAAAAATACATTAAGACGCTCTGCATCTGTCTTATCTTCTTTGTATCGGTTAGTTAAGTTACCTGCTTTGTTTAATTTATCACCAGAAGAAGGGCTGGATTTATTAAAGATCTTAAGTAAAGTCTTATCATTGAAGCTTAACGTGAACGACAAATGGAATGAAAATGAATATAAAACATTTGTAAAGAACTTCATTATTCATCCTCAGATAATTGATGGAGAGTGGGATACGCTTGATGTTGTTCTTCAGTTAGAACAGTTATCTGATTTTATGAAAAGCTCTGGTTTTACAACATCTGATCTTATGCTTTTATTGAAGGTATCTCCTTCTCCTTTGGTCGCAACTCAGGGAATGGTTAACTTTTTTAATAGCATGAAAAAGCAATTAACTAGTGAGGTACTTCTGAGTGAAGAGAGCTTTATGCGTCCAGATCTTCCTCTGCTTTCCAGTAGTTGGATGAGTTCGTTATCTGATTTAATTACAGCTGATGGTTTGGTTACTCCTTACCCTGAAGTTTGGGGGCAAACTGATGCTCAGTATTTGCAAGAAGAATTAAAGGTAATTGTAGGGTCAATGGGTCTAGGTGAGGAGACTTCTGCTGATACAGTGGCTGTTCTTGAGCAAATTATTACTCAGGCAAAGTCGACTCAAGATAATTTGGTAGCAACGGCTGTCGCTAATGAATATGGAGTTTCTCGCGAATTAGTTAATCCACTTTTAAGTTGGTGTGAAACAAGTGTAATGAAGCTTTGTTCGGAATTGCTAGTTACGGATCCTTCCATAGCTATTTCAGAAACATTATTTACGTTTGCTTATGATTTACTATTACGTACGACAGTTGTTTCTCAATTTAACTTGAGTTTTGATGCGTTATTTATGCGTTTATCGAAGCCGGAGTGGTTAAATTTAGATAAGTCAGATGGGGGAGAGGAGGTATTAACCTCGGATCTTACATTGGCTGAACTTTGGTTATGGAATGATTATAAAAAGTTGTTAGTAAGTAGCTCTTATACTGAAGAGGAAGTGCAAGCTTATTTCGCTAGTGCGAATTTGGATGAGACTTTAGAACCTTTAGGATGTGCAAATTTATTGGCTGATATTTTAGCATGGGAGGGCGAAGAGGTTTTAAATTCGACCAAAATGCTTGCTGATGGGCGTGCTAAGACTTTGTTACAGGTTAATTGGTTAAGAGAAGTTCAAAAGCTGTCGGCAAAAGTTGGAATCTCTGCTTTATCTATCATTTCTGCATCGCAGTTAAATAGCGCCTCCACGAGTAAAGAATTAAAATCTATAGCAGAAAATGTGGTTGCGGCAAGTAAAGATGAAAATGAGCTTCTAGCGGAGCAACTTGCTGAAACTTTGCGTGATGCTTTAGTTGGTTATTATTTAGATCAATTAGTGCCTAATGATCCTGATATGGTTGAATATCGAGATAGGTTAAGAAGTGTAGATGAACTTTATGATTTTTTATTATTAGATACGCAAGTTTCTTATAAAGTAAAGACCGCAGGAGTTGCTAATGTAACGAAGAGTCTACAACAGTATATAAATAGGATAACTCTTAACCTTGAACCAGGATTAAGTACAACACTTGAAGAAACAGTGAATTGGCGTAATTTTGCTAATCGTTATGGCTCTTGGGCTGCGAATCAACAACTTAAAATTTATCCTGAAGTGTATATTGACCCTACATTGAGGTTAGGAAAAACGGATTTATTTTTTCAGTTGGAGTCAG
The window above is part of the Aliivibrio fischeri ATCC 7744 = JCM 18803 = DSM 507 genome. Proteins encoded here:
- a CDS encoding glycosyltransferase family 9 protein, yielding MKWMEPFLFYIFNNKKYNDVSLLNPEAVKNILIVRNNKRIGNMYFLIPFVKEIRKKYPDAHITLILKYEWQREVFLGMGIDEFVFSHFSARAAFKFISSIIKTRRKKFDLIFQPYSSVEDTLICSMLSARNKIAPFHKRRNFVFTHTFKKRDKLKHAALSRLYLISELGFECKNVSHFLELTDKELVTGLLDRQDVYAGNELCIAYFRGARGTKRLSDLQWREILSKIEHDLEQKIKWIEILSPDITSPLNDDSLYYYNSNMRILSSFLKNVDIFISCDTGPLHLADASNCRCLGLYNKTDPEVFGVLNELSHNVQIEDIDNLDFRQFL
- a CDS encoding glycosyl hydrolase 108 family protein translates to MNEINQYPSIFLKIFKRVIEHEGEYQCNSQDPGNWTGGKVNKGKLNGTKYGLSAHSYPNWDIKSITLEEAKVEYFKWYQKSKIYQFREPLQYQLFDAAFNHGQKWANRFLQRAVGVKDDGIIGIITMRSVLSFNVEYVLMKFLAVRTRFFTDLSSYDVFGRGWVRRVAKNLHYAAEDILSLRD
- a CDS encoding Tc toxin subunit A-related protein — encoded protein: MSSTISDYNKSPSKLPMSSLLKASIPESLMPVLPMSRSSAKSFKKDENLLDTLTKMGYTSIFDITRLSRSRFIFRYDEQLRGNAGEIYDRAASFTNQVIHKYRKQKLRNNINKSQNVRSRNFTATNDSDTSTADLPCYADLFPESWLDFCRENSVESIDSPVSYLVDLFRFIQEIEADGSSDSITLAKRRPDIAQLPLNYDSTYQELPELDLVNVILMLSIQNFLQGGDVYQALESCHFPFSLPYSFSNDQVHLGLSVKGSTLSELVKTEESFEYLPWDISKEQRNNVLLSATKLSQSECNLLIEGAVFSQYQLTIDDLKTNGFESSSTTEILPNANLEQHGYIVGSQGLGGPTTLVLRSASKDILPQHFENIVVPCTNEDGSNTINITLKCESVLTYHRVKARMVPFEINDDNENKTAYHRQLRLTLDDNLSNLSDGPYFGKLDINAQALDEESSFSQLHFAFAIADENIDSSDLWPKADQYFYDNYGVHLEQYNDLKKVTTFSQSINGSAIEVEQLLAQGDYQPKVSPNVVFKNSIFNNESSDLVFPDSYHYGAKYINNAESSPLSIEIVRNGDNGWREIGGTSEARYERINRFLRFARWAELPHDKLDLLLSSIMQAEQGAEELGIITERTVRGYGLFCYLNDKYSVLPEAFSAMFDVINVYSISPEISFFDYIFNQPQLFDTPFIQDDEAFDYTDPLDPSVKQICSGLSISTTTFLLLAPLVSEALELDKNTLRRSASVLSSLYRLVKLPALFNLSPEEGLDLLKILSKVLSLKLNVNDKWNENEYKTFVKNFIIHPQIIDGEWDTLDVVLQLEQLSDFMKSSGFTTSDLMLLLKVSPSPLVATQGMVNFFNSMKKQLTSEVLLSEESFMRPDLPLLSSSWMSSLSDLITADGLVTPYPEVWGQTDAQYLQEELKVIVGSMGLGEETSADTVAVLEQIITQAKSTQDNLVATAVANEYGVSRELVNPLLSWCETSVMKLCSELLVTDPSIAISETLFTFAYDLLLRTTVVSQFNLSFDALFMRLSKPEWLNLDKSDGGEEVLTSDLTLAELWLWNDYKKLLVSSSYTEEEVQAYFASANLDETLEPLGCANLLADILAWEGEEVLNSTKMLADGRAKTLLQVNWLREVQKLSAKVGISALSIISASQLNSASTSKELKSIAENVVAASKDENELLAEQLAETLRDALVGYYLDQLVPNDPDMVEYRDRLRSVDELYDFLLLDTQVSYKVKTAGVANVTKSLQQYINRITLNLEPGLSTTLEETVNWRNFANRYGSWAANQQLKIYPEVYIDPTLRLGKTDLFFQLESVLNQGKLNDDTVKGAVLGYLNNFEEVSNLEVLSGYETGVEIDKDKIFFVAKTRTQPYVYYWRSLDMSEGDAHSLDLYPSAWEEWKKIDLPLDAAEPRTVRPVILNDRLYIAWIETSEEEKEDNTAAEFITKMQLAHLKFDGSWSTPNLLKQAKLADKITDLIAVMDTTRAEDKLMLVSYAMKTGYDESNNNQFYDYATYFSYACDTMLVESTDFPPSGKEGVSDIDYYSDKLAWFYTRDHGNLYPDGGHSATTPDEAYARREVARELILYPYVNVSDFIISDPTLINGSVDGLSGKLGANNLTQTVSYVDDNINTLYITVKCDDYHYFKEPTTGSENLDTILLCIWVWEKGSPIEGDTNSENRLNNGKLRYVEYEAYSDSTSETGVLPGTKAYPENGSLTLTTTLELEPGWGEVVIQSGFSLVQENENWDSNTTPYFDDPGGRYTSTYYVGKKMRPLLQNKRNKKVEYLQFPKEYQGGKTQGTIRLNTLFAKELIVRANKGISDVLDWETQNLIEPPVTTNSESVPIDFNGANGIYFWELFFHMPYLVAWRLNIEQRYEEAAEWINYIFNPNETLDLLDLQEGKPRYWNCRPLSPLEDESLGRALMQPSDPDAIAESDPVHYRKSIFRFYVNNLIDEGDKAYRQQSPTSKIVARLSYDTAGALLDQRPDTQLISNWETCSLLDAANNNDSERRMLERETTSLKLLPVTHDASVSNQDNGLFLDPFNSKLTELWDTLERRLYNLRHNLTIDGKEMSTQLYDTVMDPMALQSKRYQRVVALNNAGASKFVVPNYRFASMLNKAMNGVETLIQFGSTLLSLLERKDGLNFDSFQMNQHLSMYSFTINLQQQAIEISEAELEASEAGREVAEQRYQHYKKLYDEDISRTEQDVIQLQSSAASNIITAQALRTSAAVLDMMPNMFGLAVGGMQWGAPLNALAEGAMISYHSDSTKADSLSVSESYRRRRQEWQIQYQQAELEMNTIDKQILVQQRQVKAAQTQLEQIKTEYDQAQTLFEYFSRRFTNENLYTWMTSQLSSLYLKAYDSVMSICLTTEAAWQYEIGQFDSNFVQPGVWNDLYQGLLVGESMKLGLVQMDQAFTYQNSRRQEITKTISLKEHCEKNGPESFDSLKNTGSIEFSFTDSHFNDFPDLTNLRIKSVAVSLPALIGPYQDICATLTQKSSTIDGSIGTESKQVVLSHGVEDSGLFTLNYDDERFLPFEGTGVVSEWSLIFSNTNQAQQDIYESLNDVIFHVNYTARTR